TTTGAGAGAAAGCTTCATATTTTTCCCGCCCCTTCGGCGGGCGCTATCATGCCGGAACCACGAAGCGGTGGAAATACCGATCAGGCCGCGCTGGTCAGTCCCGCCGCCACCGCGCGAAGATCGCGGTCGGCAGCAGCAGTCCGCGCGCTTCCTCGCGCACCGCCATCTCGCCCACCTCGACGGTGCCGCCCAGATCGGCCATCGCCTGTTGCAGCAGCTCGCCGATCGCCAGTGCGGACATGCGGATCGCGTAGACGGTCAGCACCAGATATTTGGAGTTTGCGTCGAGCAGCGCGCGGCAGTCGGCGATCAGGCCGGGCAGGCCTTCCTCCAGCCGCCAGGTCTCGCCGTTGGGGCCGCGTCCGAATTTCGGCGGGTCGAGCATGATGCCGTCATAGCGGCGGCCACGGCGCACCTCGCGGGCGGTGAACTTGGCGGCGTCGTCGACCATCCAGCGGATCGGCCGGTCGGCCATGTCGCTTAAGAAAGCGTTGGCCTTGGCGGCGTCGACCGACTTCTTCGAGGCATCGACATGGGTGACCTTCGCCCCCTTCGCCGCCAGCGCCAGCGTGCCCACCCCGGTATAGCCGAACAGGTTCATCACCTCGTCGCCTTCGGCCGTCCGGTCGCGCATCCATTCCCATTGCGGCGCCATGTCGGGGAAGAAGGCGAGGTGGCGGAAGGGGGTGTTCTGCGCGGTGAAGCGGACATCCTCCCAGCGCATGTGCCAGCCGCCGCGCGGCACATCGCGCGACAGGTGCCATTTGCCGCCGCCATCCTCGTCCGACGCGCCGATGAAGTCGCCATCGGCCTCCCAGTTGGCGGAGGCGGGCGCCCACATCGCCTGCGGCTCGGGCCGGATGAAGCGGAAGCGGCCATAGCGCTCCAGCTTGCGGCCATGGCCGGAGTCGACGAGCCCGTAATCGGGCCATGGCTCGGTGATCAGGGTGAGGAGGGTCATCTCTGCCTAATACATCCCTCTCCCGCTAGCGGGAGAGGGAATGAGGGTGAGGGCGCGAGCGAAGCGAGCATCTGCGGTAGCCGCTGGCGATGTGCGTGAAGAAGAAGACCCTCACCCAACCCTCTCCCATGAAGATGGGAGAGGGCTAAAAGCCCTGGTCTCACGCCGCCGCCTTGAGCGCCGGGCCGACCGTCGCCAGCGTCTCGCGGCCCGCCGTCAGTCGCGCGCCAACCGCGCGGACCTCGTCGAGCGTGCAGCCGTCGATCTTCGCGACGATGTCGGCGGGGTCGAGCGGCTGGCCATGGACCAGCGTTTGGAAGCCGAGGCGGTCGGCGCGGCTCTGCACCGATTCGAGCGCCATCAGGATCGTCGCGCGGATCTGCGCCTTGGCGCGCGCCAGTTCCTCTGGGCTGAGGTCGATCGCCGCCCCGCGCAGCAGATCGCGCGACAGGTCGGTCGCGTGCTGCGCCTCGCGCCGGGCGGTGGCGAGGTAGACGGTGAGCATGCCGGTGTCGCGCCACGCCGCGACCGAACTGCCGACCGAATAGGCCAAGCCCCTGTCTTCCCGAATGGACTGGAACAGGCGGGACGAGCTGCCTTCGCCGGCCGCCTGGCTGAACAGCAGCAGCGGATAATAATCGGCGTCGAAATAGCTGACACCTTCCCAGCCGAACAATATGTGCGCCGATTCCAGCCGCCGCCGCTCGACGAAGCTGCCGCCCTGATAGGTCGCCACCTCGGCCACGGGGCGCGGCGCCTGCTCCATGTCGCCGAAGCGTGATTCGGCCAGCGCCACCAGCCGCTCCATGTCGACCTTGCCCGCCACCGCCAGCACCATCGATTCGGGGCGGTAATGCTTGCGCGTCCAGCCGTGGAGATCGTCGACGCCGATGGTCGCGATCGTCTCCTCGTCGCCCAGCACCGGGCGGCCGAAAGCCTGGCCCGGCCAGGCGGTGGCGTGGAAATGATCGTTGATGATGTCGTCGGGCAGGTCGCGCGCCTCGCCCAGCTCCTGCAGGACGACATCCTTCTCGCGGGCGAGGTCGCCGGGATCGAAATGCGGCTTGCGGATCATGTCGCCGATCAGTTCGACGCCGAGATCGAGATGCTCGGCCAGCAACCGCGCCTGGAAGGCGGTCTGGTCGCGCGAGGTATAGGCGTTCAGATAGCCGCCGACATTCTCCACCGCCTCGGAGATCTGGCGCGCGCTACGCCCGCCCGCGCCCTTGAACACCATATGCTCGAACAGATGGGCAAGGCCGTTGGTGCGCGCATCCTCATGCCGGGCGCCGCAATCGACGTGCAGGCCCACCGCGATCGTCTCCACCCCCGCCATAGGCTCGGCGGCGATGGTGAAGCCGTTGGCCAGACGATGGACGGTGGGGCCGGACATGGTGTGGCTCAGACCGCCGCCGCCGCGGTGTCGGCGACGAAGCCTTCGATCGCGCCGATCTCGGCCGGAAGAACGGCATAGCGTTCCTGCCGCTCGAACAGGCCGCCGATCCGCGCGGGCAGTGTCGGACGGATGCCGGTCGCGCGCTCCACCGCGTCGCCGAACTTGGCGGGGTGGGCGGTGGCGAGGGTGACGATCGGCACCGACGGATCGAGGTCGCTGTCCTGCGCGGCGGCAAGGCCGATCGCGCTGTGCGGGTCGATCACTTCATGCGCCTTGTCGTGCGCCCAGCGCATGGCCAGCTGCATCCGGTCTGCATCGACCCTCGTGCTGCTGAACAGCGCGGCGGCCTCGGCGCGCATCGCCTGCGGGATATCGAGGCGCCTGCTCGCCTCGAAGCCCTTCATCGATGCCGACAGCGCAGGCCCGTCACGGCCGTGCAGGTCGAACAGCAGCCGCTCGAAATTGGAGCTGACCTGGATGTCCATCGACGGCGCGGCGGTGGGCGTGACGGTGCCCACCGAATAGTCGCCGGCCGAAAGCGCGCGGTGAAGGATGTCGTTGACGTTGGTCGCGACGATCAGCTTCGCGATCGGCAGGCCCATCTTCGCGGCGACATAGCCCGCGAAGACATCGCCGAAATTGCCGGTCGGCACCGAGAAGGCGACCGGCCGGTCGGGCGCGCCGAGCTGGGCCCCGGCGTAGAAATAATAGACGACCTGCGCCATCAGCCGCGCCCAGTTGATCGAGTTGACCGCGGACAGGTTGAACC
The sequence above is drawn from the Rhizorhabdus dicambivorans genome and encodes:
- a CDS encoding class I SAM-dependent methyltransferase — protein: MTLLTLITEPWPDYGLVDSGHGRKLERYGRFRFIRPEPQAMWAPASANWEADGDFIGASDEDGGGKWHLSRDVPRGGWHMRWEDVRFTAQNTPFRHLAFFPDMAPQWEWMRDRTAEGDEVMNLFGYTGVGTLALAAKGAKVTHVDASKKSVDAAKANAFLSDMADRPIRWMVDDAAKFTAREVRRGRRYDGIMLDPPKFGRGPNGETWRLEEGLPGLIADCRALLDANSKYLVLTVYAIRMSALAIGELLQQAMADLGGTVEVGEMAVREEARGLLLPTAIFARWRRD
- a CDS encoding M16 family metallopeptidase; this encodes MSGPTVHRLANGFTIAAEPMAGVETIAVGLHVDCGARHEDARTNGLAHLFEHMVFKGAGGRSARQISEAVENVGGYLNAYTSRDQTAFQARLLAEHLDLGVELIGDMIRKPHFDPGDLAREKDVVLQELGEARDLPDDIINDHFHATAWPGQAFGRPVLGDEETIATIGVDDLHGWTRKHYRPESMVLAVAGKVDMERLVALAESRFGDMEQAPRPVAEVATYQGGSFVERRRLESAHILFGWEGVSYFDADYYPLLLFSQAAGEGSSSRLFQSIREDRGLAYSVGSSVAAWRDTGMLTVYLATARREAQHATDLSRDLLRGAAIDLSPEELARAKAQIRATILMALESVQSRADRLGFQTLVHGQPLDPADIVAKIDGCTLDEVRAVGARLTAGRETLATVGPALKAAA
- the thrC gene encoding threonine synthase — its product is MQYISTRGSAPRLGFEDVTLAGLASDGGLYVPESWPSFSTAEIAAMRGLSYVDTAVAVMKPFVAGALDEAELKKLCEAAYGRFSHAAVVPLKQLDHRQWLMELFHGPTLAFKDVALQLLGLLFERFLARRDTHLTVIGATSGDTGSAAIDALAGRAKVDIFMLHPKGRVSEVQRRQMTTVLAPNVHNIAIEGSFDDAQALVKAMFADADFASRFNLSAVNSINWARLMAQVVYYFYAGAQLGAPDRPVAFSVPTGNFGDVFAGYVAAKMGLPIAKLIVATNVNDILHRALSAGDYSVGTVTPTAAPSMDIQVSSNFERLLFDLHGRDGPALSASMKGFEASRRLDIPQAMRAEAAALFSSTRVDADRMQLAMRWAHDKAHEVIDPHSAIGLAAAQDSDLDPSVPIVTLATAHPAKFGDAVERATGIRPTLPARIGGLFERQERYAVLPAEIGAIEGFVADTAAAAV